The Candidatus Dadabacteria bacterium sequence TTCCCGAGACCGTGAGGCAACACGAGTGCGGAACGAATCTGCTGGTTCGCATGTCTGGGGTCTATGCCGAGATTTACGGCTATATCCACCGTTTCGTCAAATTTCGCATAGTGGGCCTGAGCCACAAGCTCCATGGCCTCATCAACCGTATACTCTTTGCGGGAATCTACTTTGGTGCTTACGTCAATATATTTTTTTCCTCTGGTGGTCATGAAGTCTCTCCAAACTCTATCCTTCTATATCAATTCCCATGCTTCTCGCGGTACCACGCACAACCATCAAAGCCGCGTCAATTTCATCAGTATTGAGATCCTCGAGCTTTCTTTGCGCTATCTCCCTTGCCTGTTCCTCCGTAATCTTGCCGGCTTTGGTCCTCGGAGTGGATCCTGAACCTTTTTCAAGGCCCGCAGCTTTTTTCAGCAGGTAAGAAGTAGGGGGAGTTTTTATCTGAAGATCAAAAGACCTGTCCGCGTAAACGGTCACCGTAACTGGAAGAAGCCCTTCGGAAGAAGACGTCTGGGCATTAAAGGCTTTGCAGAATTCCATTATGTTCACGCCTCTTTGTCCGAGCGCGGGACCTACCGGAGGCGAAGGGGATGCCTTTCCCGCTTCAATCAGCAACTTTATGTAACCGCTTATTTTCTTCATCTAGATTTTCTC is a genomic window containing:
- the rplK gene encoding 50S ribosomal protein L11 gives rise to the protein MKKISGYIKLLIEAGKASPSPPVGPALGQRGVNIMEFCKAFNAQTSSSEGLLPVTVTVYADRSFDLQIKTPPTSYLLKKAAGLEKGSGSTPRTKAGKITEEQAREIAQRKLEDLNTDEIDAALMVVRGTARSMGIDIEG